A genomic segment from Chanos chanos chromosome 2, fChaCha1.1, whole genome shotgun sequence encodes:
- the lrrc61 gene encoding leucine-rich repeat-containing protein 61, with protein sequence MEAKKDKDHETEYARITPVLLKSRTGEFDLESILFLKLRSLGIYDLGCIGECVNLERLDLSGNNITNLAPLASLRLLLVLNLSANRISNLEPISGCENLQSLNVAGNLIASVDNLHALKPLKKLENIRLKDNTYNYTNPVCKNSSYRNVLLEMFPNIKVLDGERVVGRGSDLYQLCKDIDDTIKAGLYKNGQLPELPECKPWVEDGFWEIKRSNNAIVEEAYKQFSDVLHECRLLNSRAAHAIAQTERNLSLKNQPKQYTV encoded by the exons ATGGAAgcaaagaaagataaagacCACG AAACAGAATATGCAAGGATCACCCCTGTGCTTCTGAAGTCTCGAACAGGGGAATTTGATCTAGAATCCATATTGTTTCTCAAACTGAGGAGTCTAG GGATATATGATCTGGGCTGCATAGGGGAATGTGTAAACCTGGAGAGACTAGACCTCTCTGGGAATAACATCACAAATCTAGCCCCGCTGGCATCACTCCGGCTTCTGCTTGTTCTTAATTTGTCGGCCAATCGAATTTCTAATCTAG AACCCATTTCAGGCTGTGAAAACTTACAAAGTTTGAATGTGGCGGGGAACCTTATTGCTAG TGTAGACAATCTCCATGCTctcaaacctttaaaaaaactgGAGAATATCAGACTGAAGGACAACACATATAACTATACAAATCCag TCTGCAAGAATTCTTCATACAGAAACGTACTGCttgaaatgttcccaaacatcAAAGTCTTAGATG GTGAAAGGGTAGTGGGACGTGGGAGTGACTTATACCAACTATGCAAGGACATCGATGACACAATTAAAG CAGGCTTATATAAGAATGGCCAGCTTCCAGAACTGCCGGAATGCAAGCCTTGGGTCGAAGATGGATTTTGGGAGATTAAAAGATCTAACAATGCTATTGTTGAGGAAGCCTATAAACAGTTCAGTG ATGTCCTTCATGAATGCAGGCTGCTTAACAGCAGAGCAGCTCATGCCATTGCCCAAACAGAGAGGAACCTTAGCCTCAAGAACCAACCAAAGCAGTACACTGTTTGA